The genomic interval GGAACTGGGCGAGCTGCGCGTCCGCTTCGACGGCCGGCCCGTTGCGTACGGCTTCGGCGAGCTGGACGCCCTGGTTCCGGCGTATGCGACGACGATTCACAAGAGCCAGGGCTCGGAGTACCCCGCCGTCGTCCTTCCAATCCTCTCGCAACACTACGTGATGCTGCAGCGGAACCTGCTCTATACGGGCATCACGCGCGGCCGGCGACTCGTCGTCCTTGTCGGCCAGCCAAAGGCGATCGCCGTTGCCGTGCGGACCGTCTCCGGCCGCCGCCGGTGGTCCAAGCTGGCCGAGTGGCTGCAGGCGGACCGCCGGCCGGGCTAGCGTGCCCGTGCGCCCGCGCGCCCCGGTGGGGCGGCGTTGTGGGCGCGTTGCGGGCGGGTTGGAAGCCGGGGCCGCGTCAGGAACACTGAGGCTCCCGCCCCCAGCCGTCGCGGCGCCAGCGCTCCACGACGGCCACCGGACCCTCCACCTCCATCGACACGGTCCCTCCCTCCTGTTCGTGGCGGAGAACGCGGCCGAGGCGATAGACGTCGGAGATCCGCCGCCGGTCGCGGTCGAGGCGTTCGTCGAAGCGGAGACGGACGCGCCGGGTGTCGAGGCCGAGCGTCGCGGTGACGGCGCGGACCAGGAGGTCCCGCCCCTCGCCGGTGCGGGCGGACACCAGCAGCGCGTCGGGGTGGAATTCTCGGAGCCGTTGTGCGGTCTCCGCATCGATCAGGTCGCTCTTGTTGAAGACGAGTTGCCTCGCCCGATCGGCGGCGCCCACCTCGGCCAGGACGCGAGTCACCGCGGCGGCGCGCGCCTCCCGGTCCGGATGGCTCGCATCGATGACATGCAGAAGGAGATCGGCCTCCGCCACCTCCTCCAGGGTCGCCCGGAACGCCGCCACCAGGGTATGGGGCAGCCGGTCGATGAATCCGACCGTGTCCGCGACGAGAACGGTGCGTCGATCCGGCAAGCGCAGGGGCCGCAGCAGGGGATCGAGAGTGACGAACAGCGCGTCCGACGACGGCGCCTCGCCATCCGTCAACCGATTGAAGAGCGAACTCTTCCCGGCGTTGGTATAGCCGACGAGCGCCACCGTTGGGGTGGAGTGCTTTCGGCGCCGCTCGCGCAAGCGCCCGCGCCGGCCGCGCACGCGATCGAGGTCGCGTGTCAGGCGGTCGATGCGCCGCCGGATGCGCCGCCGATCGGTTTCGAGCTTGGTCTCGCCCGGACCGCGGGTCCCGATGCCCGCCCCGAGACGGGAGAGGGAGGCGCCCACGCCGGCAAGACGCGGCAACAGGTAGCGGAGCTGCGCCAGCTCCACCTGCAGCCGGCCCTCCCGGGTTCGGGCGCGGGAGGCGAAGATGTCGAGAATGATCTGCGTCCTGTCGATCACGCGTCGACCGAGATCCTGCTCGAGGTTCCGGGACTGACCCGGGCTGAGCTCCGCATCGACGACCATCAGGTCCACGTCGAGTTCGTCGCACGCCGCGGCGAGCTGGCGCACCTTGCCGCGGCCGAGGAAGCAGGCCGGATCCGGCCTGGAGCGCTCCTGAAGGGTATGGAGAACCACCTCGGCGCCGGCGGCGGCCACGAGCCCGGCAAGCTCTTCCAGGGAACGCTCGGTGGCGTCGCGGCGACGGGCTCCGAAGCGGAGACCGACTATCGCCGCGCGGTCGCGCGCTGGCGCGCCCACGGCCCCGCCAAAGCCTCTCACCGGGTCGATTCTACGCGAAAGGAAGCACCCCCCAGGTGCACATCTCCGCAACTCTCAGGTGCTACCATTGTCCGACGTGCCGTCCAGCCCGCTGCCCGAAGCAGACCGCTCGGAGACGCCTGACGCGCCCGCCGCGCCGAAACCGGCGCCGGCGGGCGGCACGGACGGACCGGCCGCCGCGCGCTCCACTTTTCCCTTCGGCTTGAACTGGTCGTCCGAGGCAGGGGCCGTCACCACGACGATGGCGGGCGCCGCCGTCCTCGCCTTCCTGCGCGTCTTCCGCCGCTGGCGGCCGGAGCCGGAGCCGGTCGACGTGGAGGCGGATCAGGCCGCGCTCGACCCGCTTGCCATGCCGCCGAGCGTGCCGGCGGAGTCCAGAGTCGACTCGGTTGACGACCGCCGCGCCGAAGCGCACCTCGGGGGCGGCCAGGAACGAATCGACGCGCAACATGCCCGCGGCAAGCTGACCGCGCGCGAGCGGCTCGACGCACTGCTCGACGACGGCACGTTCGAGGAGCTCGCCCCTTATGTCGAGCACCGCCACGAAACCTTCGGGCTCGACCGCCAGCGCCACCCCGGCGATGGAGTCGTGACCGGCTTCGGGCAGATCGACGGCCGGCGCGTCGCCCTCTTCTCCCAGGACTTCACGGTCCTGGGCGGATCGTTCTCCGAGACGCAAGCACTCAAGGTGGGAAGACTGCTCGAAGCGGCAACCGCCAGCGGCCTGCCGATCATTGCGCTGTTCGATTCGGTCGGTGCACGAATCCAGGAGGGCGTCTGGAGCCTCGCCGGGTTCGGCGACCTCTTCTGGCGCAATACCCAGGCGAGCGGCGTCGTGCCGCAGATCAGCGTGATGCTCGGCCCGTGCGCGGGTGGCGCGGTCTACTCGCCCGGCCTGACCGACTTCGTGATCATGGCGCGGGGCAGCAGCTACATGTTCATCACCGGTCCGGACGTCATCCGTACCGTGACCGGCGAGCAGGTGGACGTCGAAACGCTCGGCGGCGCCGATACTCACGCCGCCACCTCGGGGGTTGCCCACCTGGTGGCGGACGACGAGGAATCCGCGTTCGTCCTGACGCGGAAGCTGCTCGGCTACCTCCCGTCGAACAACGCGGACGATCCTCCGGCGGCGGAACCGGACGATTCGATCGAGCCGGATGGCGCGGCGCTCGACGATCTGATCCCCGCATCGGCCGAAGTCGCCTACGACGTGCGGGAAGCCATCGAGCTGATCGCCGACCGTGGCTCGTTCCTGGAGGTGCACGCCGACTTCGCCCCGAACGCGGTGGTCGGATTTGCGCGGATCGAGGGACACGTCGTCGCGTTCGTCGCGAATCAGCCGTCGCACCTTGCCGGCGTGCTCGACATCGATGCCTCCGACAAGATCTCGCGGTTCATCCGCTTCGCCGATGCGTTCAATATCCCGCTCGTGACGCTGGTGGACTGCCCCGGCTTCCTGCCCGGTGCCAGCCAGGAACAGCAGGGAATCATCCGGCACGGCGCCAAGATCGTCTACGCCTACTCCGAAGCGACCGTGCCGAAGGTGTCGGTCGTGCTGCGCAAGGCCTACGGCGGCGCCTACATCGTGATGAGCAGCAAGATGATCCGGACCGACGTCTGCCTCGCGTGGCCGACCGCGGAGGTTGCCGTGATGGGCGCCAAGGGCGCCGTCAGCATCCTGTACGCGCGCCAACTGAAGCAGGCGGCGTCGGACGCCGAGCGCGAAGCGAAGCGCGCGACGCTCGAGGACGAGTTCCAGCAGCAGTTCAACTCCCCCTTTGTCGCCGCCGCCGCCGGGCACATCGACGACGTCATCCACCCGCGCGAGACCCGGGCGAGGATAGCCACCGCGCTGGCCTATCTCCGCGACAAGCAGACCCAGTCGCTGCCGAAGAAGCATGGCAACATCCCGCTCTGAGGCGCGCCGCG from Acidobacteriota bacterium carries:
- the hflX gene encoding GTPase HflX translates to MVGLRFGARRRDATERSLEELAGLVAAAGAEVVLHTLQERSRPDPACFLGRGKVRQLAAACDELDVDLMVVDAELSPGQSRNLEQDLGRRVIDRTQIILDIFASRARTREGRLQVELAQLRYLLPRLAGVGASLSRLGAGIGTRGPGETKLETDRRRIRRRIDRLTRDLDRVRGRRGRLRERRRKHSTPTVALVGYTNAGKSSLFNRLTDGEAPSSDALFVTLDPLLRPLRLPDRRTVLVADTVGFIDRLPHTLVAAFRATLEEVAEADLLLHVIDASHPDREARAAAVTRVLAEVGAADRARQLVFNKSDLIDAETAQRLREFHPDALLVSARTGEGRDLLVRAVTATLGLDTRRVRLRFDERLDRDRRRISDVYRLGRVLRHEQEGGTVSMEVEGPVAVVERWRRDGWGREPQCS
- a CDS encoding acyl-CoA carboxylase subunit beta, which translates into the protein MPPSVPAESRVDSVDDRRAEAHLGGGQERIDAQHARGKLTARERLDALLDDGTFEELAPYVEHRHETFGLDRQRHPGDGVVTGFGQIDGRRVALFSQDFTVLGGSFSETQALKVGRLLEAATASGLPIIALFDSVGARIQEGVWSLAGFGDLFWRNTQASGVVPQISVMLGPCAGGAVYSPGLTDFVIMARGSSYMFITGPDVIRTVTGEQVDVETLGGADTHAATSGVAHLVADDEESAFVLTRKLLGYLPSNNADDPPAAEPDDSIEPDGAALDDLIPASAEVAYDVREAIELIADRGSFLEVHADFAPNAVVGFARIEGHVVAFVANQPSHLAGVLDIDASDKISRFIRFADAFNIPLVTLVDCPGFLPGASQEQQGIIRHGAKIVYAYSEATVPKVSVVLRKAYGGAYIVMSSKMIRTDVCLAWPTAEVAVMGAKGAVSILYARQLKQAASDAEREAKRATLEDEFQQQFNSPFVAAAAGHIDDVIHPRETRARIATALAYLRDKQTQSLPKKHGNIPL